CAAGTGCGCAAccttgctttcttctgtcccctCAGCTGCTGTGGACGAGATCCGGGCAGAGGAGGCTCCAAAACATCCTGACTTTCGGTGGGGCATAGATGTGTCTGACAAGGTGGCACAATGTTTCCTCAACCGCAACAGCTAACACCCGCTCAGGATTCCAAGCGGGAAATAGAgtttgaaaagaaaaaacacgaaCAAGAAACAAGCCTTAATAATACTCGCTGTTGCCAAGCTCTCCGTATTACGGCAACGCGATGCCGACACTTCCCCGAGGCCCCCCACGACGACCAGTCTAGCTTGCAAAGCGCTAGCAACGGGGCACTTTAGCCCAAAAACTACGATTTCCTCCTCAAACGCGAAAGCTCCGGGGAAATGGCTTCGCCGTTGACGGAAACACCGGACTCGAGAGGGCAGCTTTCCACTCGCACATGCACTCAGACAGTTTTGGTCGGCGGACTGGCAGGCCCGTCTTCGGCTAATTAGCGGAAACCGGACAAGTGGACAAggtcgtctgcatgcacgtgtgCGTCGTCCACAGTCTGTTTAGCACGAGCACGCCTTTCGTCTCAGCATGTCTCTCCCACTTTATTAAATGGAGGCAAAGATCCATTTGTACACCCCGAGTATCCACGTTAGTGCGGCACACTTACGGTTCGCTTTTGGATTTGTAGTTTGAAGAACAGTACAGCTCTTTGAGATGCAGCCAGCGGGACGACAGTCAGCGTATTCAACAAATACGCCCGAAGGACGCTAAGTCCACAaggtcgaagagagagaataaAAGCCTTCCACTGCCAGAAATCTTTGTAGACAACCGAGGGTGCACTGATCAAATTTTGGTCAGATTTGACATGTCCAGTGGCTCGCTGGTGCCCGGATATGTCGAGCCCTGCGCCCGCTGCATCGTGTGAACACATAGACGCGCACAGAGCATCACAATTTTCGAACACAGTCTAAAATTTCCGTAATGGTGTCTAAACTTCTACATACAAGCAGAATCAAATCGTCAGATCTCAAGGGAAATAGTGACGTATAGAGAAGCAGTGCACAGCTCGTTCCGGCGCGTACAAGGCGTTCACCTGGACTTTTCGTCGTACTACCAGCATGGTGTTTTTTGAGTTTACTGCTCTGTACGACTGACTCCAGTCATCGTTCCGTCTCCACCAGAGAAGTGACCGTATTTCTCCTAGCATTATATGCATGCCCGGTTTCCCTCCCTGCCCCACGAACACATCCCCTCTTTCCATTTGCATCCTGTGTAGGTCTCCGCCGCTCCATCAGCTTGTGAGTTCTCAGAGAAAAGAATAAAAATAGCACACGCATGATAGGCTTGCGTAGACCGGAACAGCCAGAGGTTGCAAGACGAAATGATAGGAAGGATGGTAACGGAACCAGACAGGTGACACGGAGTAGAGAATCCAGAGGAggaacagacgaaaaaaaaagatgGGTGGGGGTCACAGGAAAACAAAAGGGCACTTGGAGAGAAGACTAACGCTACAAGCCTTCACCGTACCAATACATTGCTCATGTCTGTTAAGCAAAAGGTCCAACTACCGTCAAGCATATACGTGATCCCATTCTCTATTTTGGTTGCCTTATAGGTGCAAGAAAAGAATAACATGAGAAGCCAGACACTCAGGGAATCCAACGAAATTATCGGGAGCGGTATTCTTCTGACAGCAAGAAACAGCGTAGAAATTCTGTTGGCGTAGTGATCTATTCACTCATCGTTTTGTCCACACGCGGACACGCTTTTGTCTGGCATTTTCTGTACACTTTCTCCCTGGTCTTTTCAGCTCTGGCTCTGCGTTAAAGCAGGGGCACGCGATATGGATGCGTTGTTGCACCCACTTCACCGTCTGGTGTAAGCAAGTTTATTTTTCATCGGAATCCATGCCGCCTGACAAGCATTCAAGATGCAAGTGTCTGTACCTTTGTGTGCTGTCAGGTTATTCCATGCAAGTTGACTACCACTGGAAAGGCGATACTCCTGCCCTCGTATTTATAACATGCGCTGCGCAGTGTTACGTGCTCTAAAGTGGTGGAGGCCCTGCGGCAGCGCTCCCTGGCGGTCACGCATGAGGTCAAGCCTCCAATCGTCACAAGAAAAGGATATCCAGCTCTTTTTTGAACTTTCCTGCTCGGCAACAATTTGTCTCGTGGACCACACGCTCACGTTGCAGCCCGTAGCACCAGGGTGTCTCCCCTCCTCTCCACAAGAGATGTCACAGTCGACGAACAGGCACACCAAACAACACCAGGCCGCTTCACCCTCCCCTGATGACCGCCTGAAGACTGATGTCTGACCACTCTCTGCGGAAGGTGCGCTTCCCGTGTTGGTTTAGAGACGACCTTGCATGCGCCGTAGAAAAAAGTAAACGTCGACGCACTCATCGCAGGTCCACTGCTGTTCCGAGTTCCGGTAAATATGGAGTGGACACCCAAATGACTACCAGAGTGTCCTAGCTGCTTAAGCTGACGCCCCACCTTTTCTGCAGAAATGACGTCGAGCTACTAAAGCTTTATGCCCGGAGGTTTTAAAAACCTGCTTTGCCATTTGGTGACTTGTTTCTCAGTCTTGATCGGGCGTCTGCATGTGTTGGCGTCTGCCGGCGTTGGAATTCACGAATTTGCCATCGTCGACGAATCATCAGAGGATGATCCAGTTGCACACGTACGCGTTTAAAACGTTCACACGGCTTTCGCatggacagagaaaaaccgaattctgcttctgctgtcttTGATGTCTGCGCTTTTTGGAAAACACTCGCATGCAACTCTCTCGGGTCCCCAGAGTAGGTATGAGGATCATCCAGGGTGGCAGCCTGCTTACCGGAAGTGACGACCCACGCACGGGTGGCGCAGTTGTATTGCGGGAGTGCTGAAAGGGGGATATTTTCAGGACGAGCAGCGATGGCGAGGGCCCCTGTCGCGAAAGGGTACCACCCGAAGCGGAAACGAGTTGCGAGTTTTTGTTCATCGTTATTAATCTGCCTTTACTAAGATTAAATAAAAAAAGCTCCAGTCCCGTGGGGTTACAGAATGGGAAAGGTGGAAAAACCGGTATATAGTCACCCGCACTCGTAGAGCCCTGACGTTTGCCTCCACACACTCTGTCGCGCCCTACTGCGTCGCCAGGCGTGGAAgtgctctttcttcctttgtgCGTCGGCCTTCCTTGGCGGTGTGTCTCTGGGGTTCTTCGCCTTATTTGGGATAAATTGCACCCTGTACAGCGATGCAACCGTACTCTCGAAGGACTGAGTAGGATATCCAAGGACTTCCGTGTATCTGTCAGTGGATAAGTGCTGCAGGCACTCTGTGACTGACACGAGGCGTCGCAAAGCGCCGCTTTTTTGCGGTGGAAGCAACAGCATAACTGTAGATGACCCCCCGATGGCGCGGAAGACGTAACCTTGCATTTTCACGGGCAATTCACATGAACAACTGCTGATAGGGATCGTGAGAGCCATATGCACGACGTTTAGTCACTCCCATCGTGGCGACAGCCTCCACGTGACACGGCGTGGCGGCCGGGGTTGTTCGTTGCGGTTTGGACGCTTGGTACGGTTGGAAGGATGCAGTTCCAGCAAACTGGAAAGGGAAATCCAGCAGACACAAATCGTGCGGATATTAAGCGGCATTATTCGGTGCATGCTACATTTCCCGCACTGTATGGCTCACGGGGGCCGATGAACACCTCTAGGCTCACGCACGTGTCGGGCCAGAATTTTCCAGCAGCCCAACAACTGCGAAGTACGTTCCTACGGGAGGAATCGGTTCAATGCATTCATTGTTGTTATTGCTCAGTGGATATTCCATCATATTTCTCGAAATGAACCTGAGTACCGTCGCCGTGGATTGTCTCCGTGGACTGCTGGTAGTTTTTTGTTATACCGCAAACGCGTGAATTTTTCCACGCTTAGGGGGGGGGCGCAAGGAAGCGTTTTCTAGTGGTTCAGGCTTATCCTTGGAGCTGGCAGTGTTCTTTCAGATATCACATTGGCAATAGTTGTATGCGTAAGAGAAGCGCCGCGAAATGTAATTACCGTGACGTGGTCACTTTACGGTTTTCTGAAGGTGCGGTCTCTAGCAAGCAGAAGTGTTGGATGAAGCCCGAGTGGATAATTTTAAACAAAAGGCTCTACAGCGCTACGACTGATCACGCGTTCACTGTGGCAGCCCGAGATTCTTCGTCACGGATCTGAAGAGGTTCTTTGTCGCCAGGATCCCCTGGCGTCCAGTCTTCGGGTTCTGGGTTCTGGCACAGTCCGTGGCGTTTTACCTGTGTCTTGCGAGCGCATTTCGCTGTGTACGATTGCAGGCATGTCGAGTGTGGCCATGTGTTGGGTGCAGTTTCTTCCTGCGTCGTGTTTCCTGCAGCCGCAGTGTTCGCCGGCTCCTGATTCCGCTCTTTTCGGAATAACGCTCGGTACGCGTCTCGCACGTGCGTAATTCTGTTTTGGTCCAAGAACGTGCTCGACTCGAGGATTTCTCCGCAAGGAGAGCGATGACAAACGGCGGGGATCCACCTAGTGGGGTATGTAATAGAGCTGGTGGATTTAACTCTGCGACCCCAACGAGACCGACGCGGCAGGGTGGTCTGGCGTCTCCTTCAGAGCGGGGAGGTGGCCCCGTAGATGATCGGATACCTCGAGCGGTGCCCGGGGATTTCGCTTCTCATTTACCGCTTGCATACCTTCCTATGAAGATGTCCGCGTCCGGTCCGTCTCCTGTGGGACCCGTTGATGCTGTTGTCGCGTATCCGCCTCAGTCACTGCTAGGCCAGCCTGGGTCTGTTGGGCTTGTGAGACCAGCTGATCTGGCACAAGCGGGAATGCCACGTGGGGAGGACTATCAGGAAGAAGGTGGCTTTCAGGGTCGATCACGAAGTCGAGAACCACGCTTTGGGGGCAGCAGCGCTGTGGTGAGCTCACGTGGATTTCCCCGAATGAGGCATGCAGGACATGGTTTTGCTGCTTCGGGGGGTCCGAGACCCGGCGGTAGTTCACCGGGAGGGTTAGGCGGCGCTGGAGGTAACGAGGGGTCTGGACGTGGCGACTTAGACCACGTACGAGATATTAGAAGTTTCCCAAATGTCAAGCAATCATTCCGACCTAGAGCGGTTTCGGGGCCCTCGGATCCCCCGGGGGCGGGGACTCACCACTTAGGGAACTGCCGCGATGTGCGTCAATTCGACCTTAGCAGTCACGCTGCGCAGCAGTTTCCAGTGAAGAGTGGCTCTGCCGCGAAGGAAGGAGCTGCAGACCACCCCGGAAATTTCGCAGGTAATTCCGCAGGGGCTTGGTCTGGCAGGGATTCACACCACGACAGCGGGTCTGCCAGTGTGTGCCCGACTGGTGACGGGGGGCGTGATTTCGGAGGTGGCCAGCAGCGCAAGCGACGCCCTTTGGCGTTGTCACGGAGCCGGCGAGGGTTTGACGGACGTCGAACAAGTGTGTACGCAGATCAAATCATTAGTTACCAGCACGGCGGACTGTGTCCAAAACGGGTCAAGGCCGCGTTTATGAGTGTGGCACAGGCGGCTGGCCAACCGTTCTTGGTCATGCCGCGGCACATGCGGTTGGACGACACGTGTGCGGGCATACCGCCGGATGCGCTTGGAGGGTTGAGGAATCCCGCCGGTAGCTTGGACCCCTCGGGGAGTAGAGATAAAGCGGGCATCTGGGATGGCGGAGCGGCCGCCCAGCTTAACTCGACCTCCGGCTTAGCTGATGGAGTGTCCACTCAGATGAGCTGTCCGTCTCCCTGGAATGGAGCTGGGGGACACGCTGACACAGAGGATTCTGTTCTGCATATGAGTGAGGTCAGCGCAGATGAGAGCGACGATGAAATGGAAGACGGTGAggtggaggaggcgaagaaagacggtCGGACGACACGTTCGGGACAGGAAGAAGTCATATCGGGAGTTGCTCGACCGTACTCCCAGGGGGCGGCAGAGCCTGTTCCGGGAGCGACGGACAAATCTGCTCCTTCGTTCGCAGGCGCAACAGATGCACACCGGGAGGGTCAAGCTGCTACTGTGCCTAATAATTGGGGCTCCTTCAACTCTCCTGGAggcttgtctgtctcttttgagGGTGGTTTCGGTGTCTCAGCACCCCTACTTCCGTCGGGAGTCGCGTCAGAGGCTCCTAGTTTACTCGGACCAGCCCCGCGAGGAGCGTTGTTCCGACCTCCGTCTTCATGTGCCGCGACTGCTTTTGGTAACACAGGCACCAGAAACAACACTTCAGAGCATCGGCCTTTTGCTGACACGTCTGCGGGTGGGGCACTAGTGACTTCAGCAGGTGCAGTTGATGGCCAGAGTAGCTTGAGGTCGCAGACAGTTCCAGGACAATCACCGATGAGTTTTCCCGCACTCGGCACTGCAAATGCTTCTGAGCGTAGTTCAAGCATGGGCCGGGCACGGCCTGTAGATCCGCGATTGCTGCGACAACGAAAGCAGCATAATGCGGATGGAGCTGTGTCTGCGCCGCCGCATGAAATAAACGATTCGAGTGGCGAGACGCTCTTATCTTCAGAATGTGCTTCGG
This Toxoplasma gondii ME49 chromosome VIII, whole genome shotgun sequence DNA region includes the following protein-coding sequences:
- a CDS encoding NLI interacting factor family phosphatase (encoded by transcript TGME49_269700), whose amino-acid sequence is MTNGGDPPSGVCNRAGGFNSATPTRPTRQGGLASPSERGGGPVDDRIPRAVPGDFASHLPLAYLPMKMSASGPSPVGPVDAVVAYPPQSLLGQPGSVGLVRPADLAQAGMPRGEDYQEEGGFQGRSRSREPRFGGSSAVVSSRGFPRMRHAGHGFAASGGPRPGGSSPGGLGGAGGNEGSGRGDLDHVRDIRSFPNVKQSFRPRAVSGPSDPPGAGTHHLGNCRDVRQFDLSSHAAQQFPVKSGSAAKEGAADHPGNFAGNSAGAWSGRDSHHDSGSASVCPTGDGGRDFGGGQQRKRRPLALSRSRRGFDGRRTSVYADQIISYQHGGLCPKRVKAAFMSVAQAAGQPFLVMPRHMRLDDTCAGIPPDALGGLRNPAGSLDPSGSRDKAGIWDGGAAAQLNSTSGLADGVSTQMSCPSPWNGAGGHADTEDSVLHMSEVSADESDDEMEDGEVEEAKKDGRTTRSGQEEVISGVARPYSQGAAEPVPGATDKSAPSFAGATDAHREGQAATVPNNWGSFNSPGGLSVSFEGGFGVSAPLLPSGVASEAPSLLGPAPRGALFRPPSSCAATAFGNTGTRNNTSEHRPFADTSAGGALVTSAGAVDGQSSLRSQTVPGQSPMSFPALGTANASERSSSMGRARPVDPRLLRQRKQHNADGAVSAPPHEINDSSGETLLSSECASGMEKTCALGDKAPSEVIRYVSSIDRSVLELKNPPTPPPPGTLPPELQNTCVARGKLPLLLDLDNTLLHAQAASATGCDVRLQDWIDPYGEPELYRFELPCNRKTYYMKLRPHLRTFLKKLEPFYEMSVYTNATQEYADIVIAILDGNRQLFQDRIVARDSGFRGEASENKAVRRLYEGMDKRCIVAFDDRQNIWTDLPLTHVVKAQHYDFFDSHKTELNAYYPPLSNGIEGMTAPDVLGNRQNEDEGVMDPVGCGSFPPVGQDTQSTNTPVQQHLSRAAADGKKPCDWDRHLECMLKLFLHLHAEFFKDPVNANIGAILCNFQQKVLSGVGIFFTGFRKTFSPGAAVADCEERQAELAQRLGAKVYKRFDEEGVTHVVAGKNNTNNMLACKENTKLARVHTLWLYCCEAALARVPESAFDADTLCTYYDNSPPTAPYRDHWVHLAQEKPTAEHEPAHPFPPPESLPVREFLSTGSYSDGATLTSPYEELLFIWRPEKQMIRQLYASDESRGLSLPSASSKGASVVTSVTGTPGGSLCGTLLGPGQPTGQGMIGATSHPQSQRLHA